A single window of Solanum dulcamara chromosome 5, daSolDulc1.2, whole genome shotgun sequence DNA harbors:
- the LOC129888391 gene encoding uncharacterized protein LOC129888391, producing the protein MGAKLTVIENRCNDDIEIRIWVPPARPDKFERIIRIEAKGGWKEVNSKNFIDGDTNTLLMIYVDGVYTGNYILPMHMLKYAKVICDTNENGNFVVQGIKPTFNFCRFKGCAFFPYLRGNKKETL; encoded by the exons ATGGGAGCCAAACTCACAGTTATAGAAAATAGGTGCAACGATGATATTGAAATTAGAATTTGGGTTCCTCCGGCTCGACCGGACAAATTTGAAAGAATTATCAGGATTGAAGCTAAAGGTGGTTGGAAGGAAGTGAATTCGAAAAATTTCATCGATGGAGACACTAATACTTTGTTAATGATTTATGTTGATGGTGTTTATACAGGAAATTACATTCTTCCAATGCATATGTTGAAATATGCGAAAGTCATCTGCGACACTAATGAAAATGGAAATTTTGTTGTTCAAGGAATCAAACCAACATTCAACTTCTGCAGattcaa GGGTTGCGCATTTTTTCCCTATCTCAGAGGAAACAAAAAGGAGACGTTATGA